The Methanosphaera stadtmanae DSM 3091 genome includes a window with the following:
- a CDS encoding sulfite exporter TauE/SafE family protein, with translation MDFIIYIVLLLIGGCFGGLMAGLLGVGGGIILSPIQYYLLQSIGVNPSIALPMSFATSLAVIFVTMIRGTREHYRNGNVEDRFLKQMMILGFIGAICGAFISTHIDVTLLSFLFGVLCIVAVLNMILIKYPDNDENISKSKLGHSLLGFAAGLLCGLLGVGGGVIMIPALTILLKYPTHKAIGTSSASIIATTLGGLIAYIILGLNVSNLPQFSIGYVNILQFIFLTITSTFVVKYAADLSVRIDARILKIFHIIIVGYIGLNMIGII, from the coding sequence ATGGATTTTATAATATACATAGTTTTATTATTAATTGGTGGTTGTTTTGGAGGATTAATGGCAGGACTACTTGGAGTTGGTGGTGGAATAATTCTTTCACCAATACAATATTATTTACTTCAATCAATAGGTGTTAATCCAAGTATTGCTCTTCCCATGTCCTTTGCAACAAGTCTTGCAGTAATCTTTGTTACAATGATTAGGGGAACACGTGAACATTATAGAAATGGTAATGTTGAAGATAGATTTCTTAAACAGATGATGATTCTAGGATTTATTGGAGCAATATGTGGAGCATTCATATCTACACATATCGATGTTACATTACTTAGTTTTCTCTTTGGAGTTCTTTGTATAGTGGCAGTACTTAACATGATTCTAATAAAATATCCTGATAATGATGAGAATATAAGTAAAAGTAAATTAGGTCATTCATTATTAGGTTTTGCTGCTGGATTGTTATGTGGATTACTAGGAGTTGGTGGTGGAGTAATTATGATTCCAGCCCTTACAATACTACTAAAGTATCCAACACATAAGGCAATTGGAACATCATCAGCTTCAATAATTGCAACAACACTTGGAGGACTTATAGCATATATCATTCTTGGATTAAATGTTTCAAATCTTCCACAGTTTTCTATAGGTTATGTGAATATTTTACAATTTATATTCTTAACAATAACAAGTACATTTGTTGTAAAATATGCTGCTGATTTATCAGTAAGAATAGATGCTAGAATTCTAAAAATATTCCATATAATTATTGTAGGCTATATTGGTCTTAATATGATTGGAATCATCTAA